The following are encoded in a window of Amycolatopsis solani genomic DNA:
- a CDS encoding single-stranded DNA-binding protein: MAGETMVTVIGNLTADPELRFTPAGAAVANFTIASTPRQLDRESGEWRDGDPMFLRCSVWRQYAENAAESLLRGSRVIAHGRLRQRSYDTPEGEKRTVTELDVDELGPALRYATAKITKLSRPTGTEGSSTWTPERVGAEGPPF; the protein is encoded by the coding sequence ATGGCGGGCGAAACGATGGTCACGGTGATCGGCAACCTGACGGCGGACCCGGAACTGCGGTTCACCCCGGCCGGCGCGGCGGTCGCGAACTTCACGATCGCGTCCACCCCACGTCAGCTCGACCGCGAGTCCGGCGAATGGCGCGACGGCGACCCGATGTTCCTGCGCTGCAGCGTGTGGCGCCAGTACGCGGAAAACGCGGCCGAGTCGCTCCTGCGCGGATCCCGCGTGATCGCCCACGGCCGCCTGAGACAGCGGTCGTACGACACCCCGGAAGGCGAGAAGCGGACGGTGACCGAGCTGGACGTCGACGAGCTCGGCCCGGCCCTGCGCTACGCCACGGCCAAGATCACCAAGCTCAGCCGCCCGACCGGCACCGAAGGGAGCAGCACCTGGACCCCGGAACGGGTGGGCGCGGAGGGGCCGCCGTTCTGA
- a CDS encoding pyridoxal phosphate-dependent decarboxylase family protein encodes MYPRLAEDLDALPDLLDAASKLAAGALAGVGERAAAVPPVAAAPAPLPVGGVGARGAFEEFSRRWEPGFAASAGPRYLGFVTGGATPAALAGDWLTSAHDQNPASGIDSSAQDLERETVGWLAELFGLGPEFSGAFVTGATMSTVTGLAIAREWLGERAGVTVSEDGAAALGPVTVLSGAPHSSVLKALSVLGMGRSALRKVPVLPGREAVDVGKLADALETLDGPAVVVANAGTVNTVDFDELRAIAALKGRYDFWLHVDAAFGGFAALAPDHAALTAGLEQADSVVVDLHKWLNVPYDSAVQFTRRRDLQLRVFANNAAYLGEIGETPDFLHLTPENSRRLRALPAWFSLTAYGRDGHREIVERCVSLARDLGARIDGSPRWQLLAPVRLNVVCFAPAGDGTQDRVDALVRAIAEDGTTFLTPTVHDGHPALRAAFSNWRTTPADVERVFAALERVAAG; translated from the coding sequence ATGTACCCGAGGCTGGCCGAAGACCTGGACGCGCTGCCCGATCTGCTCGACGCCGCGAGCAAGCTCGCCGCCGGTGCGCTGGCCGGGGTGGGGGAGCGGGCGGCCGCCGTGCCGCCGGTGGCCGCCGCGCCCGCGCCGCTGCCGGTGGGTGGGGTGGGGGCGCGGGGTGCGTTCGAGGAGTTCTCGCGGCGGTGGGAACCCGGGTTCGCGGCCAGCGCCGGGCCGCGGTACCTCGGGTTCGTCACCGGTGGGGCGACGCCCGCGGCGCTCGCCGGGGACTGGCTCACCTCGGCACACGACCAGAACCCCGCCAGCGGGATAGACTCCTCGGCGCAGGACCTCGAACGCGAGACCGTCGGCTGGCTGGCCGAGCTCTTCGGGCTGGGGCCGGAGTTCTCCGGGGCGTTCGTCACCGGGGCCACCATGTCGACGGTCACCGGGCTCGCCATCGCCCGTGAGTGGCTCGGCGAGCGGGCGGGGGTCACCGTTTCGGAGGACGGCGCCGCCGCGCTCGGGCCGGTGACCGTGCTGTCCGGGGCGCCGCACTCGAGTGTGCTCAAGGCGTTGTCGGTCCTCGGGATGGGACGCTCGGCGTTGCGGAAGGTGCCCGTGCTGCCCGGGCGGGAAGCCGTCGACGTCGGGAAGCTCGCCGACGCGCTAGAGACGCTCGACGGGCCGGCCGTCGTCGTCGCCAACGCGGGGACCGTCAACACCGTCGACTTCGACGAACTGCGCGCGATCGCCGCGCTCAAGGGGCGGTACGACTTCTGGCTGCACGTCGATGCCGCGTTCGGCGGGTTCGCCGCGCTGGCGCCGGACCACGCGGCGCTGACCGCGGGCCTCGAGCAGGCCGACTCGGTCGTCGTCGACCTGCACAAGTGGCTCAACGTGCCCTACGACTCGGCCGTCCAGTTCACCCGCCGACGCGACCTGCAGCTGCGGGTGTTCGCCAACAACGCCGCCTACCTCGGCGAAATCGGCGAGACGCCGGACTTCCTGCACCTGACACCGGAGAACTCGCGGCGGCTGCGCGCGCTCCCGGCGTGGTTCTCGCTCACCGCCTACGGCCGCGACGGGCACCGCGAGATCGTCGAGCGCTGCGTCTCGCTGGCGCGCGACCTCGGCGCGCGGATCGACGGTTCGCCGCGCTGGCAGCTGCTCGCGCCGGTGCGGCTCAACGTCGTCTGCTTCGCCCCGGCAGGGGACGGCACCCAAGACCGCGTCGACGCCCTCGTCCGCGCCATCGCCGAGGACGGGACCACCTTCCTCACCCCGACCGTCCACGACGGCCACCCGGCACTGCGCGCCGCGTTCAGCAACTGGCGGACCACACCGGCCGACGTCGAGCGGGTCTTCGCCGCGCTGGAGCGCGTGGCCGCCGGCTAG
- a CDS encoding transglycosylase domain-containing protein, whose product MANLDSVNGRPGVFSLVGLCVLAGILVAGTVAPAAIGAGLLSNQVSDSVDAISAQLAAADPPLTTTVTDRDGTPIATLYAQYRLPVTSAGIATTMKAAIIGVEDRRFYTEGGVDLQGMLRAAVNDSTGGALQGASTISQQYVKNYLINVVDRTDPVAQQADREDSLARKLREAKMAVQLNATTSKDDILADYLNVVEFSGTVYGVGAAAKAYFGTTADKLTVPQAALLAGMVNNPSLYNPYTHADKALQRRNLVIDDMVTNGSIPASYAATAKAAPLGLLPDGPVTPSGTCMGAAPDAGFFCAYAESYLAHAGFTADRLATGGYTVKTTLDPRVSQVTKDAVDANVPTTQDGVANTFAVVQPGAAGHQVLAMVANRNYGTDPARGETSTDIVADASNEFGAGSSFKIFTSAAALVTGKAGLDTPLPNPDSQCFPVPDAHSSCYTVHNDGHYADPISLADGLATSPNVAFVGLESQVGMPSVLDMAYKLGLRNTLATNDAGAAPDPSSSNPQYSEPQSKYFQNLLSFTLGNSPVSPLEMANVSATLMSGGVWCPPDPILSVTDRNGNAVPVPQQACEQVIPTGVANTLEAGLSRDTTDGTSAQAAHAAGWTRPDIGKTGTTQQSESVAFVGGVDGYAVSSMVFADGSHPREICPGTPVHLGDCGHGAFGGTVAAPPYFHAMSQLLAGVPDQPIPGPDPAYLQARD is encoded by the coding sequence ATGGCTAATCTCGATTCCGTGAATGGTCGCCCTGGCGTGTTCTCTTTGGTCGGATTGTGCGTTCTCGCCGGAATCCTGGTGGCGGGCACGGTGGCGCCCGCCGCCATCGGCGCCGGCCTGCTCTCGAATCAGGTGAGCGATTCGGTGGACGCCATTTCCGCCCAGCTCGCGGCGGCCGATCCCCCGCTCACCACGACCGTGACCGATCGCGACGGCACGCCGATCGCGACGCTCTACGCCCAGTACCGCCTCCCGGTCACCTCGGCCGGGATCGCGACGACCATGAAGGCCGCGATCATCGGGGTCGAGGACCGCCGCTTCTACACCGAAGGCGGCGTCGACCTGCAAGGAATGCTGCGCGCGGCGGTCAACGACAGCACCGGCGGCGCGCTGCAGGGCGCGTCGACGATCTCCCAGCAGTACGTCAAGAACTACCTGATCAACGTCGTCGACCGGACCGATCCGGTGGCCCAGCAGGCCGACCGCGAGGATTCGCTCGCCCGCAAGCTGCGGGAGGCGAAAATGGCCGTCCAGCTCAACGCCACGACGAGCAAGGACGACATTCTGGCCGATTACCTCAACGTGGTCGAATTCAGCGGAACCGTGTACGGGGTGGGTGCGGCGGCGAAAGCGTACTTCGGGACGACCGCGGACAAACTGACCGTGCCGCAGGCCGCGCTACTCGCCGGAATGGTGAACAACCCCAGCCTCTACAACCCGTACACGCACGCGGACAAGGCGCTCCAGCGCCGCAACCTCGTCATCGACGACATGGTCACCAACGGCTCCATCCCGGCGTCCTACGCGGCGACGGCGAAAGCGGCCCCGCTCGGGCTGCTGCCGGACGGGCCCGTGACGCCGTCCGGCACCTGCATGGGCGCGGCGCCGGACGCGGGGTTCTTCTGCGCCTACGCCGAAAGCTACCTGGCGCACGCGGGGTTCACCGCGGACCGGCTGGCCACCGGCGGGTACACGGTCAAGACCACCTTGGACCCGCGCGTCTCGCAGGTGACGAAGGACGCCGTCGACGCGAACGTGCCGACCACCCAGGACGGCGTGGCGAACACCTTCGCTGTCGTGCAGCCGGGTGCGGCCGGGCACCAGGTGCTCGCCATGGTCGCCAACCGGAACTACGGCACGGATCCGGCGCGCGGCGAGACGTCGACCGACATCGTGGCCGACGCGAGCAACGAGTTCGGCGCCGGTTCGTCGTTCAAGATCTTCACCTCGGCCGCGGCGCTCGTCACCGGCAAGGCGGGCCTGGACACGCCGCTGCCGAACCCGGACAGCCAGTGCTTCCCCGTGCCGGACGCGCATTCGTCGTGCTACACCGTCCACAACGACGGCCACTACGCCGATCCGATCAGCCTCGCCGACGGGCTGGCGACGTCGCCGAACGTCGCGTTCGTCGGGCTGGAGAGCCAGGTCGGGATGCCGTCCGTGCTCGACATGGCGTACAAGCTGGGGCTGCGGAACACCCTCGCGACCAACGACGCCGGTGCGGCGCCGGACCCCTCGTCGAGCAATCCGCAGTACAGCGAGCCGCAGTCGAAGTACTTCCAGAACCTGCTGTCGTTCACCTTGGGCAACAGCCCGGTGAGTCCGCTGGAGATGGCGAACGTGTCAGCGACCCTGATGAGTGGCGGCGTCTGGTGCCCACCGGACCCGATCCTGTCGGTGACCGACCGGAACGGCAACGCCGTGCCCGTGCCGCAGCAGGCGTGCGAGCAGGTCATCCCGACCGGTGTCGCGAACACGCTCGAAGCGGGACTGAGCCGGGACACGACGGACGGCACGTCGGCCCAGGCCGCCCACGCGGCCGGCTGGACCCGTCCCGACATCGGCAAGACGGGCACGACGCAGCAGAGCGAATCGGTCGCGTTCGTCGGCGGCGTCGACGGCTACGCGGTGTCGTCCATGGTCTTCGCCGACGGCTCGCACCCGCGCGAGATCTGCCCGGGCACCCCGGTGCACCTGGGCGACTGCGGCCACGGCGCGTTCGGCGGCACGGTCGCCGCCCCGCCGTACTTCCACGCGATGAGCCAATTGCTGGCCGGGGTCCCGGACCAGCCGATCCCCGGCCCGGACCCGGCGTACCTGCAGGCGCGGGACTAA
- a CDS encoding zinc-ribbon domain-containing protein gives MLIWGWRTRIYVLAMTTFLCGRCGNPASHAVRKAVTKFTLFFIPLFPIGVKYTAQCTFCGIENRIPKEDAVRLQAQEEQGQAQAQAAPGYPPHPSQPQHPSQGFPAPDGGQQGFQSPHPSQPQGFPAQQGFQPPHPSQPQGFPQPGQPGQFPQQGQ, from the coding sequence ATGCTGATCTGGGGCTGGCGAACACGGATCTACGTGCTGGCGATGACGACGTTCCTCTGCGGCCGCTGCGGCAACCCCGCCTCCCACGCGGTCCGCAAGGCGGTCACGAAGTTCACGCTGTTCTTCATCCCGCTCTTCCCGATCGGCGTCAAGTACACCGCGCAGTGCACCTTCTGCGGCATCGAGAACCGCATCCCGAAGGAGGACGCGGTCCGCCTTCAGGCGCAGGAGGAGCAGGGTCAGGCGCAGGCGCAGGCCGCGCCGGGCTACCCGCCGCACCCTTCCCAGCCGCAGCACCCCTCGCAGGGCTTCCCGGCGCCGGACGGCGGGCAGCAGGGCTTCCAGTCCCCGCACCCGTCCCAGCCCCAGGGTTTCCCGGCGCAGCAGGGCTTCCAGCCGCCGCACCCGTCCCAGCCGCAGGGCTTCCCGCAGCCGGGTCAGCCGGGCCAGTTCCCCCAGCAGGGCCAGTAA
- a CDS encoding ABC transporter permease: MSVPLAAPPAVSADPGPLGRLRVLAARVGAMCLVELQKLRRDQTELLTRAIQPALWLLIFGETFTRLKAIPTGSTPYLDYLAPGILAQSALFIAIFYGIQIIWERDAGVLAKLLVTPTPRAALVAGKAFAAGVRALVQALMVLVLAAILGVGLTANPLKLLAMAVVLVLGSAFFCCLSIVIAGIVLSRERLMGIGQAITMPLFFGSNALYPVDLMPPWLKVLSHVNPLSYQVDALRGLLIGTPAHLGLDFGVLAGATAVAISVASALLGRLAR; this comes from the coding sequence TCGCCGCACCGCCCGCCGTCTCGGCTGACCCGGGCCCGCTCGGCCGGCTGCGCGTGCTGGCCGCCCGCGTCGGCGCGATGTGCCTGGTGGAGCTGCAGAAGCTGCGCCGAGACCAGACCGAGCTGCTCACCCGCGCGATCCAGCCCGCGCTGTGGCTGCTCATCTTCGGGGAGACGTTCACGCGGCTGAAGGCGATCCCGACCGGCTCGACGCCGTACCTGGACTACCTCGCGCCGGGCATCCTCGCGCAGTCGGCGCTGTTCATCGCGATCTTCTACGGCATCCAGATAATCTGGGAGCGGGACGCGGGCGTGCTCGCCAAGCTCCTGGTGACCCCGACCCCGCGCGCCGCGCTGGTCGCCGGGAAGGCGTTCGCGGCCGGGGTCCGCGCGCTCGTCCAGGCGCTGATGGTCCTGGTACTGGCCGCGATCCTGGGCGTCGGGCTGACCGCGAACCCGCTGAAGCTGCTCGCGATGGCCGTCGTCCTCGTGCTCGGGTCGGCGTTCTTCTGCTGCCTGTCCATCGTGATCGCCGGGATCGTGCTGTCCCGCGAACGGCTGATGGGGATCGGGCAGGCGATCACGATGCCGCTGTTCTTCGGCTCCAACGCGCTGTACCCGGTGGACCTGATGCCGCCGTGGCTGAAGGTGCTCAGCCACGTCAACCCGCTGAGCTACCAGGTCGACGCGCTGCGCGGCCTGCTGATCGGCACGCCGGCGCACCTCGGCCTCGACTTCGGCGTGCTGGCCGGGGCGACGGCGGTGGCGATTTCGGTCGCTTCGGCACTGCTCGGCAGGTTGGCCCGGTGA
- a CDS encoding alpha/beta fold hydrolase: MASRDFSAPDGTGLVVHLSGSGAEPPVVCLPGGPMRAGAYLGDLGGLTAYRRIAVLDLRGTGDSAEPVDPGTYRCDRQVEDVEALRKHLGLDRFDLLGHSAGASLAVRYAERYPERLRRLALITPSPRAVGLELPVAERRRIMARRAGAPWFEAAAAAYESIAARTATRADWASFAPMYYGRWDDAAQRHQATEAGQRNGSAARLYNAPGAFEPPLTRAALGEVSAEVLVLAGELDWIVSPAVAADFAALFPRGRVVVVPGAGHYPWLDDAAAFGSAVGGFLA; the protein is encoded by the coding sequence ATGGCTTCGCGGGATTTCTCCGCGCCGGACGGGACCGGGCTCGTCGTCCACCTTTCCGGCTCCGGTGCCGAGCCGCCGGTGGTGTGCCTGCCCGGCGGGCCGATGCGGGCCGGCGCCTACCTCGGGGACCTCGGCGGGCTGACCGCATACCGGCGTATCGCGGTGCTGGACCTGCGGGGCACCGGTGACTCCGCGGAGCCGGTGGACCCGGGTACCTACCGGTGCGACCGCCAGGTCGAGGACGTCGAGGCACTGCGCAAGCACCTCGGCCTCGACCGGTTCGACCTGCTCGGGCACTCGGCCGGGGCGAGCCTGGCCGTGCGGTACGCCGAGCGGTACCCGGAGCGCCTGCGCCGGCTCGCGCTGATCACGCCGAGCCCGCGGGCCGTCGGCCTCGAGCTGCCGGTCGCCGAACGGCGGCGGATCATGGCACGGCGGGCCGGCGCGCCGTGGTTCGAGGCCGCGGCCGCCGCCTACGAGTCCATCGCCGCCCGGACGGCGACCCGCGCCGACTGGGCCAGCTTCGCCCCGATGTACTACGGCCGCTGGGACGACGCGGCCCAGCGGCACCAGGCCACCGAAGCCGGGCAGCGCAACGGTTCGGCCGCGCGGCTCTACAACGCGCCCGGCGCCTTCGAGCCGCCGCTGACCCGGGCCGCGCTCGGCGAGGTCTCCGCCGAGGTGCTGGTGCTGGCCGGCGAACTGGACTGGATCGTCAGCCCGGCTGTCGCCGCCGATTTCGCCGCGTTGTTTCCGCGTGGCCGGGTCGTGGTGGTGCCCGGTGCCGGGCACTACCCGTGGCTGGACGACGCGGCCGCGTTCGGCTCAGCCGTGGGCGGTTTCCTGGCCTGA
- a CDS encoding pirin family protein, which translates to MSNTEATPAELACADRPTATDPDRPAVEILTPREVPLGGPRAIRVRRTLPQRSRSLIGAWCFADHYGPDEVSKMDVAPHPHTGLQTVSWLFEGEIEHRDSLGTHAMVRPGELNLMTSGHGICHSEVSTEATKTLHGVQLWVALPERHRHTARAFDHYVPSVNRIEGAEIRVFLGSLAGRTSPIPTFTPLLGAELVLGPDAHMSLGVDPRFEHGVLVDTGDVDVAGTRVRAAELGYVGTGVHTLTLSNRGTAPARFLLLGGTPFEEEILMWWNFVGRTHEEIAAFREAWEAGSDQFGSVTGYPGERLPAPALPAVRIKPRRNPASGQETAHG; encoded by the coding sequence ATGAGCAACACCGAGGCCACCCCGGCCGAGCTCGCCTGCGCCGACCGGCCGACGGCCACCGATCCCGACCGCCCCGCCGTCGAGATCCTCACCCCGCGCGAAGTCCCCCTCGGCGGCCCCCGCGCCATCCGCGTCCGGCGCACCCTCCCCCAGCGCTCCCGCTCCCTCATCGGAGCCTGGTGCTTCGCCGACCACTACGGCCCCGACGAAGTCAGCAAGATGGACGTCGCCCCGCACCCGCACACCGGCCTCCAGACGGTGAGCTGGCTCTTCGAAGGCGAAATCGAGCACCGCGACAGCCTCGGCACGCACGCGATGGTCCGCCCCGGCGAGCTCAACCTGATGACGAGCGGCCACGGCATCTGCCACTCGGAAGTCTCGACAGAGGCCACGAAAACCCTCCACGGCGTCCAGCTCTGGGTGGCGCTGCCCGAGCGCCACCGCCACACCGCCCGCGCCTTCGACCACTACGTGCCCTCGGTGAACCGGATCGAAGGCGCCGAGATCCGGGTGTTCCTCGGTTCGCTGGCCGGGCGCACGTCCCCGATCCCGACGTTCACCCCGCTGCTCGGCGCGGAGCTCGTCCTGGGCCCGGACGCCCACATGTCCCTCGGCGTCGACCCCCGCTTCGAGCACGGCGTCCTCGTCGACACCGGCGACGTCGACGTGGCCGGCACCCGCGTCCGCGCGGCCGAGCTGGGGTACGTGGGCACCGGCGTGCACACCTTGACCCTGAGCAACCGCGGCACCGCCCCCGCCCGGTTCCTCCTGCTCGGCGGCACGCCGTTCGAGGAAGAAATCCTCATGTGGTGGAACTTCGTCGGCCGCACCCACGAAGAGATCGCGGCCTTCCGCGAGGCGTGGGAGGCCGGGTCCGACCAGTTCGGCAGCGTCACGGGCTACCCGGGCGAGCGGCTGCCCGCACCGGCACTGCCCGCGGTCCGCATCAAGCCGCGCCGCAACCCGGCGTCAGGCCAGGAAACCGCCCACGGCTGA
- a CDS encoding GntR family transcriptional regulator, translated as MISASSGRPVTKSQLAYEAIKARILDGSYGPGYRLVLDQIGRELDVSAVPVREALRRLEAEELIQFERNVGARVTAIDPVAYQHAMQTVAIVEGAATGLAAPLLTPDALARARALNDRMRRSLAEFDPLAFTALNAEFHEVLFGACPNPNLVDLVRRCWTRLAAVRDSTFASVPGRAPESVEEHDRLLALIESGAGPDEVERFARDHRLATLEAYLARTR; from the coding sequence ATGATCAGCGCGTCCTCGGGAAGACCGGTCACGAAGTCCCAGCTGGCCTACGAGGCGATCAAAGCCAGGATCCTGGACGGGAGCTACGGCCCGGGCTACCGGCTGGTGCTCGACCAGATCGGCCGGGAACTCGACGTCAGCGCGGTCCCCGTCCGCGAGGCCCTGCGCCGCCTCGAGGCCGAGGAGCTGATCCAGTTCGAGCGGAACGTCGGCGCCCGCGTGACCGCCATCGACCCCGTCGCCTACCAGCACGCGATGCAGACGGTCGCGATCGTCGAGGGCGCCGCCACCGGCCTCGCCGCACCGCTGCTCACCCCGGACGCGCTGGCGCGGGCCCGCGCGCTCAACGACCGGATGCGCCGCAGCCTGGCCGAGTTCGACCCGCTGGCGTTCACCGCGCTGAACGCCGAGTTCCACGAGGTGCTGTTCGGCGCCTGCCCCAACCCCAACCTGGTCGACCTGGTGCGGCGCTGCTGGACCCGGCTCGCCGCCGTCCGCGACAGCACGTTCGCCTCCGTGCCGGGACGGGCGCCGGAGTCCGTCGAGGAGCACGACCGGCTGCTCGCGCTGATCGAGAGCGGGGCCGGGCCGGACGAGGTCGAGCGGTTCGCGCGCGACCACCGGCTGGCGACGCTCGAGGCCTACCTCGCCCGGACCCGGTGA
- a CDS encoding PhoU domain-containing protein: MPTAFQKELVTLSHRLADLCALVAIALEEATRSVLESDHTLGGRAREEVAAVAALGAACEDQAGALLALHAPREEEVKAVLAAVRVAGDLTRMGGLAREVADARGVVPAPVRPAVARLGAQAVAAARAVGEALRGGDGGGLGDVVASAAAGERELREWAGGPEWSYGGRAAVDVVLLGAVHARFAAMAARVARRAAGFAPVGA, encoded by the coding sequence ATGCCGACGGCGTTTCAGAAGGAGCTGGTCACCCTCTCGCACCGGCTGGCGGACCTGTGCGCGCTCGTTGCGATCGCGCTCGAGGAGGCCACGCGCTCGGTGCTCGAAAGTGACCACACGCTGGGCGGACGTGCCCGCGAAGAGGTCGCCGCGGTGGCCGCGCTCGGGGCTGCGTGCGAGGACCAAGCGGGGGCGCTGCTGGCCCTGCACGCGCCGCGGGAGGAGGAGGTGAAGGCGGTGCTCGCCGCCGTCCGCGTCGCCGGGGATCTCACTCGGATGGGTGGACTTGCGCGGGAGGTCGCGGACGCGCGGGGAGTCGTGCCGGCGCCGGTCCGGCCCGCGGTGGCCCGGTTGGGGGCGCAGGCCGTGGCGGCCGCTCGCGCGGTGGGGGAGGCGCTCCGGGGTGGGGATGGTGGCGGGCTCGGTGACGTCGTCGCGTCGGCTGCGGCGGGCGAGCGGGAGTTGCGGGAGTGGGCCGGTGGTCCGGAGTGGTCGTACGGGGGCCGGGCGGCGGTGGATGTGGTGCTGCTCGGGGCGGTTCACGCGCGGTTCGCGGCGATGGCGGCCCGGGTTGCGCGGCGGGCTGCCGGGTTTGCGCCGGTTGGGGCTTAA
- a CDS encoding nitroreductase/quinone reductase family protein: MPSDRVLKTMNAVHRGLIKITGGRVGWQAGMPVLELTTVGRKSGQPRSVLLTSPHQDGDTFVVVASRGGDDTHPAWFLNLRDHPEVEVSVKGAPKRPMHARVADADERAKLWPKIAGQFKNYAQYQTKTEREIPLVFLEPR; encoded by the coding sequence ATGCCGAGCGACCGCGTCCTGAAAACGATGAACGCCGTGCACCGCGGCCTGATCAAGATCACCGGCGGCCGCGTGGGCTGGCAGGCCGGCATGCCGGTGCTGGAGCTGACCACCGTCGGCCGCAAGAGCGGGCAGCCGCGGTCGGTGCTGCTGACCTCGCCGCACCAGGACGGGGACACGTTCGTCGTCGTCGCGTCGCGCGGTGGGGACGACACGCACCCGGCGTGGTTCCTCAACCTGCGCGACCATCCCGAGGTCGAGGTGTCGGTCAAGGGCGCGCCGAAGCGGCCGATGCACGCCCGCGTCGCCGACGCCGACGAGCGCGCCAAGCTGTGGCCGAAGATCGCCGGGCAGTTCAAGAACTACGCGCAGTACCAGACGAAGACCGAGCGCGAGATCCCGCTCGTCTTCCTCGAACCGCGTTAG
- a CDS encoding thiamine pyrophosphate-dependent enzyme has translation MVSPASPAPTAADLIVDGLRAHGVDTVFGLPGVQTYDLFDSLARTRGEIRVIGARHEQTVAYMAFGYAQAAGRTGVCTVVPGPGVLNASAALLSAHGASAPVLCLTSEIPRAYLGRGLGHLHEMPDQLATLRTLTKWSALVEHPSGIPDALATAFREAAGGRPRPVSLAVPWDVLGMRAPAEAAGPLPLPRPAVDPVAVEQAAKLLAGAKHPMIMVGSGARHAAPEVRALAERLQAPVVAFRGGRGIVGDDHPLGFTCAAGFERWAETDVVVGIGSRMELSWFRWPDKPAGLKTILLDIDPRQATRLEADVAIVADAADATAALTATAGPQRTDRTAEFTALKAAAAERFTDVGPELEYLRAIRDVLPRDGFFVEEICQAGFASYFGFEVYAPRTFITCGHQGTLGFGYPTALGVQAAFPGRPVVSVAGDGGFMFAAQELATAVQYGLNVVAVVFDNGYYGNVHLDQERLFEGRALGGRLRNPDFARLAETFGALGLTARTPDDLRGALDKAFASGRPALVHVPCELGTGASPWKYLMPKSDRS, from the coding sequence ATGGTCTCCCCTGCGTCCCCGGCCCCGACCGCGGCCGACCTGATCGTCGACGGGCTGCGGGCCCACGGCGTGGACACCGTCTTCGGGCTGCCCGGCGTGCAGACCTACGACCTGTTCGACAGCCTCGCCCGCACGCGCGGCGAGATCCGGGTGATCGGTGCCCGGCACGAGCAGACCGTGGCCTACATGGCCTTCGGGTACGCCCAGGCGGCCGGCCGGACGGGTGTCTGCACCGTGGTGCCGGGCCCGGGTGTCCTCAACGCGTCGGCCGCGCTGCTCTCGGCGCACGGGGCGAGTGCGCCGGTGCTGTGCCTGACGAGCGAGATCCCGCGCGCGTACCTCGGCCGCGGGCTCGGGCACCTGCACGAGATGCCCGACCAGCTGGCGACCCTGCGCACGCTGACGAAGTGGTCGGCGCTGGTCGAGCACCCGTCCGGGATCCCGGACGCGCTGGCGACCGCGTTCCGGGAAGCGGCGGGCGGGCGGCCGCGGCCGGTTTCGCTGGCGGTGCCGTGGGACGTGCTGGGCATGCGCGCCCCGGCGGAGGCTGCCGGCCCGCTGCCGCTCCCCCGCCCGGCGGTCGACCCGGTCGCCGTGGAGCAGGCCGCCAAGCTGCTGGCCGGGGCGAAGCACCCGATGATCATGGTGGGCAGTGGCGCCCGGCACGCGGCCCCCGAAGTCCGGGCGCTGGCCGAGCGGCTGCAGGCACCGGTGGTCGCGTTCCGCGGCGGGCGCGGGATCGTGGGCGACGACCACCCGCTCGGCTTCACCTGCGCCGCCGGCTTCGAACGGTGGGCCGAGACGGACGTCGTGGTCGGCATCGGGTCGAGGATGGAGCTGTCCTGGTTCCGCTGGCCGGACAAGCCCGCGGGCCTGAAGACGATCCTGCTCGACATCGACCCGAGGCAGGCGACCCGGCTCGAAGCGGACGTCGCGATCGTCGCCGACGCGGCCGACGCCACGGCCGCCCTCACCGCGACCGCCGGTCCACAACGGACAGACCGGACGGCGGAGTTCACCGCGCTGAAGGCCGCCGCGGCGGAGCGCTTCACCGACGTCGGGCCGGAACTGGAGTACCTGCGGGCGATCCGCGACGTCCTCCCCCGCGACGGCTTCTTCGTCGAGGAGATCTGCCAGGCCGGCTTCGCGTCCTACTTCGGGTTCGAGGTCTACGCGCCCCGCACCTTCATCACCTGCGGCCACCAGGGCACGCTCGGGTTCGGCTACCCGACGGCGCTGGGCGTGCAGGCGGCGTTCCCCGGCCGCCCGGTGGTCTCGGTGGCCGGCGACGGCGGCTTCATGTTCGCGGCTCAGGAACTCGCCACCGCCGTCCAATATGGACTCAACGTGGTCGCGGTGGTGTTCGACAACGGCTACTACGGCAACGTCCACCTCGACCAGGAGCGCCTGTTCGAGGGCCGCGCCCTGGGCGGCCGGCTGCGCAACCCGGACTTCGCCCGGCTCGCCGAGACCTTCGGCGCGCTCGGCCTGACCGCGCGCACCCCGGACGACCTGCGCGGCGCGCTGGACAAGGCGTTCGCCTCGGGACGGCCGGCGCTGGTGCACGTGCCGTGCGAACTGGGCACCGGCGCGTCGCCGTGGAAGTACCTGATGCCGAAGTCGGACCGCAGCTAG